A stretch of DNA from Desulfobacteraceae bacterium:
GGGCATGGACGGCATTCAAACCCTGCAGGAAATCAAGAAGCGCCACCCCCTGGTGGAGGTGATCATGCTCACCGGCCACGGCACCATGGAGGCCGCCATCCAGGGCATGAAGCTCGGCGCATACGATTTTCTCTTCAAACCCGCGGACTTCGACGATCTGACCGAAAAGCTGGACAAGGCCAGAAAGCGCAAACACGACCAGGAGGAAAAAATCCGCAGCGCCGAGGCCGACATGCTGCTGCGCACTTCCAAAATATAGCTCCGGTGCCAGCCAACGCATTCGAAAACCCTTTTTAGCGGCGAGGGCCTGCCCGCTGACACGCACCGCTTGATCGCGGCGATACCCGTTTGACTGCGCCAGCGGCCCGTGGTATTTGAGCGAAAATTGAAAAACTCGGCACCACCCCCTAACAGGACGGCACCATGACCCAGGAAACCGAACTCGCCAACGTCTCCATGGCCAACACCAAAAAAGAACTGCTGGACGCTTACCAGGAGGCCAAAAAACGTGTCGACACGTTGACCAAGGA
This window harbors:
- a CDS encoding response regulator, which encodes MFKTPSYIMLVDDEEDFVEMLSLRLTEKGEKVVSAFSGQECLDSLEKSDIDVVILDVKMPGMDGIQTLQEIKKRHPLVEVIMLTGHGTMEAAIQGMKLGAYDFLFKPADFDDLTEKLDKARKRKHDQEEKIRSAEADMLLRTSKI